One Equus quagga isolate Etosha38 chromosome 5, UCLA_HA_Equagga_1.0, whole genome shotgun sequence genomic window carries:
- the HES5 gene encoding transcription factor HES-5, with protein sequence MAPSTVAVELLSPKEKNRLRKPVVEKMRRDRINSSIEQLKLLLEQEFARHQPNSKLEKADILEMAVSYLKHSKAFAAAAGPKSLHQDYSEGYSWCLQEAVQFLTLHAASDTQMKLLYHFQRPPAAPAPPAKEPKAPGAAPAPALTPAKPAAAARQPACGLWRPW encoded by the exons ATGGCCCCCAGCACCGTGGCCGTGGAGCTGCTCAGCCCCAAAGAGAAAAACCGA CTGCGGAAGCCGGTGGTGGAGAAGATGCGCCGCGACCGCATCAACAGCAGCATCGAGCAGCTGAAGCTGCTGCTGGAGCAGGAGTTTGCGCGGCACCAGCCCAACTCCAAGCTGGAGAAGGCCGACATCCTGGAGATGGCCGTCAGCTACCTGAAGCACAGCAAAG CcttcgccgccgccgccggccccaAGAGCCTGCACCAGGACTACAGCGAGGGCTACTCGTGGTGCCTGCAGGAGGCCGTGCAGTTCCTCACGCTGCACGCGGCCAGCGACACGCAGATGAAGCTGCTCTACCACTTCCAGCGACCCCCGgccgcgcccgccccgcccgccaAGGAGCCCAAGGCGCCGGgcgccgcgcccgcgcccgcgctCACCCCGGCCaagcccgccgccgccgcgcgccAGCCGGCCTGCGGCCTCTGGCGGCCCTGGTGA
- the PANK4 gene encoding 4'-phosphopantetheine phosphatase — MAECGASGSGSSGDSLDKSITLPPDEIFRNLENAKRFAIDIGGSLTKLAYYSTVQHKVAKVRSFDHSGKDAEQDHEPPYEISVQEEVTARLHFVKFENTYIEACLDFIKDHLVNTETKVIQATGGGAYKFKDLIEEKLRLKVDKEDVMTCLIKGCNFVLKNIPHEAFVYQKDSDPEFRFQTNHPNIFPYLLVNIGSGVSIVKVETEDRFEWIGGSSIGGGTFWGLGALLTKTKKFDELLHLASKGHHTNVDMLVQDIYGGAHETLGLSGNLIASSFGKSATADREFSKEDMAKSLLHMISNDIGQLACLYARLHCLDRVYFGGFFIRGHPVTMRTITYSINFFSKGEVQALFLRHEGYLGAIGAFLKGAEQDNPNQYSWGENYAGSSGLRSSPPEPCPSQRTRGGAFDLLEMDRLERPLVNLPLLLDPSSYVPDTVDLTDDALARKYWLSCFEEALDGVVKRAVASQPGSVDAAERAEKFRQKYWNKLQTLRHQPFAYGTLTVRSLLDTREHCLNEFSFPDPYSKVKQRENGVALKCFQRVIRSLDALGWEERQLALVKGLLAGNVFDWGAKAVSDVLESDPQFGFEEAKRKLQERPWLVDSYSKWLQRLKGPPHKCALIFADNSGVDVILGVFPFVRELLSRGTEVILACNSGPALNDVTYSESLIVAERIAAMDPVIHSALREERLLLMQTGSSSPCLDLSRLDKGLAMLVRERGADLVVIEGMGRAVHTNYYASLRCESLKLAVIKNSWLAERLGGRLFSVIFKYEVPAE; from the exons ATGGCGGAGTGTGGAGCGAGCGGCAGCGGGAGCAGCGGGGACAGCCTGGACAAGAGCATCACGCTGCCCCCCGACGAGATTTTCCGCAACCTGGAGAACGCCAAGCGTTTTGCCATAGACATAG GCGGCTCGCTGACCAAGCTGGCCTACTACTCCACCGTGCAGCACAAAGTCGCCAAAGTGAGGTCCTTCGACCACTCGGGCAAG GACGCCGAGCAAGACCACGAGCCGCCCTACGAGATCTCGGTGCAGGAGGAGGTGACCGCCCGGCTGCACTTCGTCAAGTTCGAGAACACCTACATAGAAGCCTGCCTGGACTTCATCAAGGACCACCTCGTCAACACCGAGACCAAGGTCATTCAGGCGACCGGGGGCGGGGCATACAAGTTCAAGGACCTCATCGAAGAGAAGCTGCGGCTGAA AGTTGACAAGGAAGACGTGATGACTTGCTTGATAAAGGGGTGCAACTTTGTGTTAAAGAACATCCCGCACGAGGCCTTCGTGTATCAGAAAGATTCCGACCCTGAGTTCCGATTTCAGACAAATCACCCCAACATTTTCCCATATCTTCTTGTCAATATCGGTTCTGGAGTCTCTATTGTGAAG GTGGAGACCGAGGACAGATTCGAGTGGATTGGCGGCAGCTCCATTGGAGGTGGCACCTTCTGGGGGCTCGGGGCGCTGCTCACCAAAACAAAG AAGTTCGATGAGCTGCTGCATCTGGCCTCCAAGGGCCATCACACCAATGTGGACATGCTGGTGCAGGACATCTATGGCGGGGCCCATGAGACCCTGGGGCTGAGCGGCAACCTCATCGCCAGTAGCTTCGGGAAGTCGGCCACCGCCGACAGAG AGTTCTCCAAGGAGGACATGGCCAAGAGCCTGCTGCACATGATCAGCAATGACATCGGGCAGCTCGCCTGCCTCTATGCGAGGCTCCACTGCTTGGACAGGGTCTACTTCGGCGGCTTCTTCATCCGGGGCCACCCTGTCACCATGCGCACCATCACCTACAGCATTAACTTCTTCTCCAAG GGGGAagtccaggcactgttcttgagACACGAAGGCTACCTGGGAGCCATTGGAGCATTTCTAAAAGGAGCCGAACAAGACA ACCCCAACCAGTACAGCTGGGGCGAGAACTACGCAGGCAGCTCCGGGCTGAGGAGTTCGCCCCCAGAGCCCTGCCCGTCTCAGCGGACCAGGGGCGGCGCC TTTGACTTGCTGGAAATGGACCGGCTGGAGAGGCCGTTGGTGAATCTGCCGCTCCTTCTGGACCCGTCATCCTACGTGCCCGACACCGTGGACCTCACGGACGACGCCCTGGCTCGCAAGTACTGGCTCAGCTGCTTCGAGGAGGCGCTGGATGGG GTGGTGAAACGTGCTGTGGCCAGCCAGCCAGGCTCTGTGGACGCAGCTGAGAGGGCGGAGAAGTTCCGCCAGAAGTACTGGAACAAGCTGCAGACGCTGCGACACCAGCCGTT TGCTTACGGGACCCTGACCGTGCGCAGCCTTTTGGACACGAGGGAGCACTGTTTGAATGAGTTCAGCTTCCCAGACCCCTACTCCAAG GTGAAGCAGCGGGAAAACGGTGTGGCGCTGAAGTGTTTCCAGAGGGTGATCCGCTCCCTGGATGCGCTGGGCTGGGAGGAGCGGCAGCTGGCCCTGGTCAAAGGGCTGCTGGCCGGCAACGTCTTCGACTGGGGAGCGAAAGCTGTCTCTGA TGTCCTCGAATCCGACCCCCAGTTTGGGTTTGAGGAGGCGAAGAGGAAGCTGCAAG AGCGGCCCTGGCTCGTGGACTCCTACAGCAAGTGGCTTCAGAGACTGAAG GGGCCCCCTCACAAATGTGCCTTAATTTTCGCAGATAACAGTGGAGTAGACGTCATTTTGGGAGTCTTCCCCTTTGTCAGGGAGCTTCTCTCTAGAGGGACGGAG GTCATCCTGGCGTGCAACTCAGGACCCGCCTTGAACGACGTGACCTACAGCGAGTCCCTCATCGTGGCTGAGCGCATTGCGGCCATGGACCCCGTTATCCA CTCAGCACTCAGAGAAGAGAGGCTCCTGCTGATGCAGACGGGTTCCAGCTCCCCGTGCCTGGACCTCAG ccgcctggACAAGGGGCTGGCCATGCTGGTGCGGGAGCGCGGTGCAGACCTGGTGGTCATCGAGGGCATGGGCCGGGCCGTCCACACCAACTACTACGCGAGCCTGCGCTGTGAGAGCCTCAAGCTGGCCGTCATCAAGAACTCCTGGCTGGCCGAGCGTCTGGGCGGCCGGCTCTTCAGCGTCATCTTCAAGTACGAGGTCCCGGCCGAGTGA